A part of Mucilaginibacter defluvii genomic DNA contains:
- a CDS encoding sigma 54-interacting transcriptional regulator: MSNKLLEIKTLGQLKQTDYRSRSVKDELRANLITQLQKSEDGFQGIIGFEDTVIPDLQTAILSRHNILLLGLRGQAKTRIARLLVNLLDEYTPYIEGSELFDDPLNPISWFGHSIVTEKGDDTPIAWLHRSERYTEKLATPDVTVADLIGDVDPIKAATMKLTYSDERVIHFGLIPRAHRGIFVINELPDLQARIQVSLFNILQEKDIQIRGFKLRLPLDLQFVFTANPEDYTNRGSIVTPLKDRIESQILTHYPRSVEISRKITQQEALLTSEQKTAIEADGLVKDLVEQIAFEARNSEYIDKKSGVSARLTISAYENLISNAERRMIINREASTFVRITDFLGVIPAITGKIELVYEGELEGPAKVANLLIGKAIKTLMVQFFPDPEKAKKSKSPNPYAEIVNWFGNGNTIALIDDLPAAEYKKLLNEVPGLKALVKQIHPRLSENQQLLLMEFVLHGLAEFSQLNKGFLDNGFAFSDMFNSLFNLQPDDEDDDLDLDDDRYNN; this comes from the coding sequence ATGAGTAACAAACTACTTGAAATAAAAACCCTCGGGCAGCTAAAGCAAACGGATTACCGCAGCCGCTCGGTTAAGGATGAATTAAGAGCTAACTTGATAACACAGCTACAAAAAAGCGAAGATGGTTTTCAAGGCATCATCGGGTTTGAGGATACGGTAATACCTGATCTGCAAACCGCTATTTTGTCGCGTCACAACATATTGCTATTAGGCTTGCGCGGGCAGGCTAAAACACGTATCGCGCGTTTGCTGGTAAATTTGCTCGATGAGTACACCCCATATATCGAAGGATCGGAATTATTTGATGACCCGCTGAACCCGATCTCATGGTTTGGGCACAGCATCGTTACCGAAAAGGGCGATGATACCCCGATTGCCTGGTTGCACCGCTCCGAGCGTTATACCGAAAAGCTGGCTACTCCCGATGTTACCGTTGCTGACCTGATTGGTGATGTTGACCCGATTAAGGCCGCAACCATGAAGCTGACGTATTCGGACGAGCGTGTTATTCACTTCGGTTTGATACCGCGTGCGCACCGTGGCATCTTTGTGATTAACGAGTTGCCCGACTTGCAGGCACGTATCCAGGTATCGCTGTTCAACATCCTGCAGGAAAAAGATATACAGATACGTGGTTTTAAACTGCGCCTGCCGCTTGACCTGCAATTTGTGTTCACTGCTAACCCTGAGGATTATACCAACCGTGGTTCGATAGTAACGCCGCTTAAAGACCGTATTGAGAGCCAGATACTAACGCACTATCCGCGTTCTGTTGAGATCTCGCGTAAGATCACCCAGCAGGAAGCGCTGCTGACCTCCGAACAAAAAACAGCTATTGAGGCCGATGGATTGGTGAAAGACCTGGTAGAGCAGATCGCTTTTGAGGCACGTAACTCAGAGTATATCGATAAAAAATCGGGCGTGTCCGCACGTTTAACCATATCGGCGTATGAAAACCTGATCAGCAATGCCGAGCGCCGCATGATCATCAACCGCGAAGCCAGCACCTTTGTACGCATCACCGACTTTTTGGGTGTTATCCCGGCCATTACCGGTAAAATTGAGCTGGTTTACGAGGGCGAACTGGAAGGCCCGGCCAAAGTGGCTAACCTGTTGATCGGCAAGGCTATCAAAACCCTGATGGTTCAGTTTTTCCCTGATCCGGAGAAAGCTAAGAAATCAAAATCGCCTAACCCGTATGCCGAAATTGTGAACTGGTTTGGCAATGGTAATACCATCGCGCTGATTGATGACCTCCCAGCCGCAGAGTATAAAAAACTGCTGAATGAGGTACCGGGCTTAAAGGCATTGGTAAAGCAAATTCACCCACGGCTGAGCGAAAACCAGCAATTGCTGTTGATGGAATTTGTGCTGCATGGATTGGCAGAATTTTCACAACTGAACAAAGGATTTTTGGATAATGGCTTCGCCTTTTCGGACATGTTCAACAGTTTGTTTAATTTGCAGCCCGACGACGAGGACGATGATTTAGACCTTGACGACGATAGGTATAACAATTAA